The following proteins are encoded in a genomic region of Borreliella mayonii:
- a CDS encoding BlyB family putative holin accessory protein: protein MQNNTIRLGLNLLSSLTNIAKTDTNIDHNYINTFSSVIDFFYKTYIGTLKSMETAESMKIFKEIQDILKYNIEIIEAISTDKSKRIISSLKAKRNKIMKEYIKMLKRGENA from the coding sequence ATGCAAAATAACACTATTAGATTGGGACTTAATTTACTATCCAGTTTAACCAACATAGCTAAAACTGATACAAACATAGATCATAATTACATCAATACTTTTAGTAGTGTAATAGATTTTTTCTACAAAACATATATTGGAACACTAAAATCTATGGAAACGGCTGAGTCAATGAAAATATTTAAAGAAATACAAGACATTTTAAAATACAATATTGAGATAATAGAGGCTATTTCTACTGATAAAAGTAAAAGAATTATCTCTTCACTTAAAGCAAAACGTAACAAAATTATGAAAGAATATATCAAAATGCTTAAAAGAGGTGAAAATGCTTAA